Proteins from a single region of Apium graveolens cultivar Ventura chromosome 7, ASM990537v1, whole genome shotgun sequence:
- the LOC141671115 gene encoding MA3 DOMAIN-CONTAINING TRANSLATION REGULATORY FACTOR 1-like: MASSEAFLSDEQREMLKIATENADVFSTSPKSPSGLKSPTRLMAARPIKAPANYKSMTEVAVRHVRRTHSGKYVRVKKDGGGGKGTWGKILDTDAESFIDHNDPNYDSSEEPFLLVGSIVHDPLDEYKKAVVSLVEEYFSTGDVDVAASDLREMGSGEYHPYFLKKLVSMAMDRHDKEKEMASVLLSALYADVILPIQISQGFFLLLECADDFSVDILDAVDILALFIARAVVDDILPPAFITSARKALSETSKGFQVLQTCEKSYLSAPHHAELVERRWGGSTRVTVEEVKKKIAILLKEYVESGDAFEACRCIRELGVTFFHHEVVKRALTLAMEIPAAETAILKLLKEAAEEGLISSSQMVKGFARLAESLDDLALDIPSAKGLFESLVPCAITQGWLDASFLKSFGEMHHGDAEKLKHYKEEVATIIREYFLSDDIPELILSLKDLGEPEYNPIFLKKLITIAMDRKNKEREMASVLLSALHIELFSTEDIVNGFVLLLEAAEDTALDVLNASSELSLFLSRAVIDEVLAPLNLEEIGCRLPPNCSGSETLDMAKSLLAARHAGERILRCWGGGTGWVIEDAKDKIVKLLEEYEIGGVQGEACQCIRDLDMPFFNHEVVKKALVMAIENKNEKMLDLLHECFCEGLITTNQLTKGFTRISDTLDDLALDIPGAEERFNLYVEYAQKKGWLLPSYGLSGTDGPLPMAAAF; encoded by the exons ATGGCATCGAGTGAGGCGTTTCTGTCAGACGAGCAGAGGGAAATGTTGAAGATAGCGACGGAGAATGCAGATGTTTTCTCAACTTCACCGAAGTCACCTTCGGGTCTCAAGTCTCCAACTCGCCTCATGGCTGCGCGTCCTATTAAAGCTCCTGCCAATTATAAGTCCATGACTGAGGTTGCTGTGAGGCATGTGCGAAGGACCCACTCGGGAAAGTATGTGCGTGTTAAGAAGG ATGGCGGCGGCGGCAAGGGAACATGGGGTAAAATACTGGACACCGATGCCGAATCTTTTATTGATCATAATGATCCTAACTACGACAGCAGCGAG GAACCATTTCTACTTGTCGGGTCAATTGTTCATGATCCCTTGGATGAATACAAGAAAGCTGTAGTTTCTCTCGTAGAAGAATACTTCAGCACTGGTGATGTTGATGTTGCGGCATCTGATCTCAGAGAAATGGGGTCAGGTGAATATCATCCTTACTTCTTGAAAAAATTGGTCTCCATGGCGATGGACAGGCATGACAAGGAAAAAGAAATGGCTTCTGTTCTGCTATCGGCTCTCTATGCTGATGTCATCCTCCCCATACAGATAAGCCAGGGTTTTTTTCTGCTTCTTGAATGTGCTGATGACTTCTCAGTAGACATATTGGATGCTGTTGACATTCTTGCGCTGTTCATTGCCCGTGCTGTGGTTGATGACATTCTTCCTCCAGCTTTCATTACCAGTGCAAGAAAGGCACTTTCAGAGACTTCCAAGGGTTTCCAAGTTCTTCAAACTTGTGAAAAAAGCTATCTTTCAGCTCCCCACCATGCAGAACTTGTGGAAAGGCGGTGGGGTGGCAGCACCCGAGTTACGGTAGAGGAAGTGAAGAAAAAAATTGCAATTCTTTTAAAAGAATATGTAGAAAGTGGTGATGCCTTCGAAGCTTGCAGGTGCATCCGGGAGTTAGGGGTTACATTTTTTCATCACGAAGTTGTCAAAAGGGCATTAACTTTAGCAATGGAGATCCCTGCAGCAGAAACAGCTATTCTAAAGCTTTTAAAGGAAGCAGCAGAGGAGGGCCTAATTAGTTCCAGTCAAATGGTGAAGGGGTTTGCTCGATTAGCTGAGAGCTTGGATGATCTTGCTCTCGATATCCCATCTGCAAAAGGATTGTTCGAGTCTCTGGTTCCTTGTGCCATTACTCAAGGATGGCTTGATGCATCTTTCTTGAAGTCGTTTGGTGAAATGCATCACGGGGATGCTGAAAAGTTGAAGCATTACAAGGAAGAGGTGGCAACAATAATACGCGAGTACTTTCTTTCAGATGACATTCCAGAACTCATTCTGAGTCTtaaagatttaggggaacccgAGTATAACCCTATTTTTTTGAAGAAGCTGATAACTATTGCTATGGACAGGAAGAACAAGGAGAGAGAAATGGCATCTGTTTTACTCTCTGCACTTCATATTGAGTTATTTTCAACCGAAGATATTGTCAATGGCTTTGTTTTGCTTCTCGAGGCTGCAGAAGATACAGCACTTGATGTTTTAAATGCCTCAAGTGAACTTTCTCTTTTTCTATCCAGGGCCGTCATTGATGAGGTTTTGGCCCCATTAAACTTGGAAGAAATCGGGTGCAGGCTTCCGCCAAATTGCAGTGGAAGTGAGACACTGGATATGGCTAAATCACTTTTAGCTGCACGCCATGCTGGTGAGAGAATCTTGAGGTGTTGGGGAGGTGGAACAGGCTGGGTTATAGAGGATGCAAAAGATAAGATAGTAAAGCTTCTTGAAGAGTACGAAATTGGTGGTGTTCAGGGTGAAGCTTGTCAATGCATCCGTGATCTGGACATGCCTTTCTTTAATCATGAGGTTGTAAAGAAGGCTTTGGTAATGGCTATTGAAAACAAGAATGAAAAGATGCTGGATCTGTTGCACGAGTGCTTCTGCGAGGGGTTGATCACGACTAATCAGCTAACCAAAGGGTTTACCCGGATCTCTGACACACTTGACGATTTGGCTCTTGACATTCCGGGTGCAGAGGAGAGGTTTAACCTTTATGTTGAGTATGCCCAAAAGAAAGGATGGCTCCTTCCATCGTATGGTTTGTCTGGCACAGACGGTCCTCTGCCTATGGCTGCAGCTTTTTGA